A window from Vigna radiata var. radiata cultivar VC1973A unplaced genomic scaffold, Vradiata_ver6 scaffold_180, whole genome shotgun sequence encodes these proteins:
- the LOC106778935 gene encoding uncharacterized protein LOC106778935, translated as MSWEEPFYTLLTNSFTLLSWPPFSLLCPLFVSVCAMESDSRSSNQRCLAFWVLFSLSTIVEWELSLLFNCLPWWPHLKSIATVLLLMPYVGAAQCIYKFLIRPYSSWTLFTKISNIFSEKGTDFESDEGAKLFDVSDQTITSSQIQEKERVDFSDQTITPSQIQEKKLEACQDHSAGCDKTESSYARITTKKLVQKEWSCALCQISTTSENCLRAHLKGKKHKDKEKNLRVEFHETNSKSLLSSTQKRIKGMVLIRNLNQIASILNPVSRSIRWCEWTKPKFGWTKLNTDGSIYRDSASFGGLLRDHTGEPICAFVSKVPQGDVFLVELWAIWRGLVLCWGLGIKAIWVESDSMSVVKTVNRKQHCPKADNYLKQIWKLLKKFDKYQISHSWRETNRAADHLAKMVVWGNDVVLWPVDFPPTLCSIIEDDAKGKKYLRR; from the exons GCCTCCATTTAGTTTGCTTTGTCCATT GTTTGTTTCTGTTTGTGCAATGGAGAGTGATTCTCGTTCCAGCAACCAGCGATGCCTTGCTTTTTGGGTTCTGTTTTCCTTGTCAACAATCGTGGAATGGGAACTTTCACTGTTGTTTAACTG CCTCCCATGGTGGCCGCATCTGAAATCCATAGCCACTGTCTTGCTGTTGATGCCTTATGTTGGTGCAGCACAATGTATCTACAAATTCCTAATTAGACCCTACAGTTCTTGGACCCTATTTACTAAGATATCAAACATCTTCAGTGAGAAGGGCACAGATTTTGAATCAGATGAGGGGGCTAAACTTTTTGATGTCTCTGACCAGACAATTACATCAAGTCAAATACAGGAAAAGGAACGTGTTGATTTCTCTGATCAGACAATTACGCCAAGTCAGATACAAGAAAAGAAACTTGAAGCATGTCAG GATCATAGTGCAGGTTGTGACAAAACTGAAAGCAGTTATGCAAGGATAACTACTAAAAAGCTAGTTCAGAAGGAATGGAGCTGTGCTTTATGTCAGATTAGTACTACCAGTGAAAATTGCTTGAGGGCACATCTCAAAGGGAAGAAACACAAGGATAAGGAAAAAAACCTAAGAGTAGAGTTCCATGAAACAAATAGCAAATCCCTGTTATCTTCTACTCAGAAAAGAATCAAAGGCATGGTTCTTATAAGGAATCTCAACCAAATTGCTAGCATTCTCAACCCAGTTTCCAGATCCATAAGATGGTGTGAGTGGACAAAGCCAAAGTTTGGATGGACAAAACTAAACACTGATGGTTCTATCTACAGAGACAGTGCCAGTTTTGGAGGGCTGCTTCGTGATCATACGGGTGAACCAATATGTGCTTTTGTCTCTAAAGTGCCTCAAGGAGATGTTTTCTTGGTTGAACTGTGGGCCATTTGGAGAGGCCTTGTTCTTTGCTGGGGCCTTGGGATCAAAGCAATATGGGTGGAATCAGACTCCATGAGTGTTGTGAAGACAGTCAATAGAAAACAGCATTGTCCAAAAGCTGATAActatttgaaacaaatttggAAACTATTGAAGAAGTTtgataaatatcaaatttctcACTCATGGCGTGAAACTAACAGAGCAGCAGATCATCTTGCTAAGATGGTTGTTTGGGGAAATGATGTGGTTTTGTGGCCAGTTGATTTTCCACCTACCCTTTGCAGTATCATTGAAGATGATGCCAAAGGAAAGAAATACCTCAGGCGATGA